A section of the Anabaena cylindrica PCC 7122 genome encodes:
- a CDS encoding bifunctional serine/threonine-protein kinase/formylglycine-generating enzyme family protein, with product MQICQNPNCSNPFNPDYSKFCIVCGHGTFGKLLRNRYRVLRLLGEGGFSKTYAAEDVDRLNAPCVIKQFFPQVQGTGQRAKAAEFFKEEAFRLYELGENHSQIPRLLAYFEQGASLYLVQEFIIGKTLLEEVQKQAYSETEIRQLLADLLPVLDFVHQKNVIHRDIKPENIIRQDIDKKPVLIDFGGAKQVTHTSIARQATAIYTLGYAPTEQMAGFACHASDLYALGVTCVRLLTQDLPMQDTYGLKDPLYNPMNAKWLWKERLEEKGITISDELKNILDKLLQHFPSDRYQSATEVLNDLKAETSPPAALNITPIIETPPPKVKVIVPLPPLENFDFDIITVDTAGREIKCEKGSAQFFAEEVNKNVTLEMVSIPSGSFWMGSPEFEVDADEYPQHQVRVENFFMGKYPITQAQWKAIAALPKIQQALDSNPSKYKGANFPIENVSWYEAVEFCLRLSVKTGRNYRLPSEAEWEYACRAGTTTAFHFGERITSDLINCNGGDFYAVEPRSHFRKEITNVGSFKIANAFGLYDMHGLVWEWCADPWHKNYDGAPIDGSVWNIGGDEHRRVLRGGAWNFSAELCRSASRTWNEADDGLRMSGFRVVFSGDV from the coding sequence ATGCAAATTTGCCAAAATCCCAATTGTTCAAACCCCTTCAACCCTGACTACAGTAAATTTTGCATCGTTTGCGGACATGGTACATTTGGAAAACTACTCAGAAACCGTTACCGTGTTTTGCGGTTATTAGGTGAAGGTGGGTTTAGCAAAACCTACGCAGCAGAAGACGTAGACAGACTAAATGCACCATGTGTCATTAAGCAATTTTTTCCTCAAGTTCAGGGAACAGGACAACGCGCAAAAGCAGCCGAATTCTTCAAAGAAGAAGCGTTTAGATTATATGAACTGGGTGAAAATCATTCCCAAATTCCCCGTTTATTAGCTTACTTTGAACAAGGTGCTAGTTTGTATTTAGTACAGGAATTTATTATTGGTAAAACACTCCTAGAAGAAGTTCAAAAACAGGCTTATAGCGAAACAGAAATTCGCCAACTTTTAGCTGATTTATTACCAGTACTTGATTTTGTTCACCAAAAAAATGTAATTCATCGGGATATCAAACCTGAAAATATTATTCGTCAAGATATAGATAAAAAACCTGTATTAATTGACTTTGGTGGTGCAAAACAAGTTACCCATACTAGTATAGCCAGACAAGCTACAGCCATTTATACTTTAGGTTATGCACCAACAGAACAAATGGCAGGTTTTGCTTGTCATGCGAGTGATTTATATGCTTTGGGTGTAACTTGTGTCAGGTTATTAACTCAGGATTTACCTATGCAAGATACCTATGGACTTAAAGATCCTCTTTATAATCCCATGAATGCTAAATGGTTATGGAAAGAACGTTTAGAGGAAAAAGGTATTACGATTAGTGACGAATTAAAAAATATATTAGATAAATTACTCCAACATTTCCCCAGTGATAGATATCAGTCAGCTACAGAAGTTTTGAATGATTTAAAAGCCGAAACCTCTCCACCAGCAGCATTAAATATTACTCCGATTATCGAAACACCACCACCAAAAGTTAAGGTTATCGTTCCCCTACCACCTTTAGAAAATTTCGATTTTGATATTATTACTGTAGATACCGCAGGAAGAGAAATTAAATGCGAGAAAGGTAGCGCTCAATTTTTTGCAGAAGAAGTGAATAAAAACGTCACTTTAGAAATGGTATCTATTCCTAGTGGTAGTTTTTGGATGGGTTCACCAGAATTTGAAGTTGATGCTGATGAATATCCTCAACATCAAGTTAGGGTTGAAAATTTTTTCATGGGGAAATATCCTATTACTCAAGCACAATGGAAAGCAATAGCAGCTTTACCAAAAATTCAACAAGCTTTAGACTCTAACCCATCAAAATATAAAGGTGCAAATTTCCCTATAGAAAATGTTTCTTGGTATGAAGCTGTAGAATTTTGTTTGCGGTTGTCGGTGAAAACTGGACGCAATTATCGTTTACCCAGTGAAGCAGAATGGGAATATGCTTGTCGTGCAGGAACTACAACTGCTTTTCATTTTGGGGAAAGGATTACGTCTGATTTAATTAACTGTAATGGTGGTGATTTTTATGCTGTGGAACCAAGAAGCCATTTCCGCAAAGAAATCACAAATGTAGGCAGTTTTAAGATAGCTAATGCCTTTGGTTTGTATGATATGCACGGGTTAGTTTGGGAATGGTGTGCTGATCCTTGGCATAAAAATTATGATGGCGCACCTATAGATGGTAGTGTGTGGAATATTGGTGGTGATGAACATCGTCGGGTTTTGCGCGGTGGTGCTTGGAATTTCAGTGCTGAACTTTGTCGCAGTGCCAGTCGTACTTGGAATGAAGCAGATGATGGTTTGAGAATGTCGGGTTTTCGAGTGGTGTTTTCGGGTGATGTCTGA